In Pyricularia oryzae 70-15 chromosome 2, whole genome shotgun sequence, one genomic interval encodes:
- a CDS encoding norsolorinic acid reductase: protein MALPMAPPAKSPLGRYRLLSPTAGVRVSPLCLGAMNFGNGWKAHMGACDQQQTEEILDYFYSQGGNFIDTANNYQFEESETWIGEWMKKRGVRDQMVIATKYTTNYRSGPAGEGSIMANYTGNSTKSLRSSIDASLKKLQTEYIDLLYVHWWDYSTSIPELMQSLNQLVAAGKVLYLGISDAPAWVVSKANEYARNHGLRQFSVYQGKWSAASRDFERDIIPMAKDEGMALAPWGALGSGNFKTEEQRKNTDGRRSRPATEADIKISQVLETIAKRKGSIITSVALAYVMHKSPYVFPIVGGRTVDHLKQNIEALALELNSEEIAEIEGAVPFDLGFPHVMLWGEKAPENRQQVWLVNMGGQFDYVPEPKPIPASKGGV, encoded by the exons ATGGCACTTCCCATGGCACCGCCGGCCAAGAGCCCTTTAGGTCGCTACAGACTGTTGTCGCCCACGGCCGGTGTCCGCGTGAGCCCTTTGTGTCTTGGTGCCATGAACTTCGGCAACGGCTG GAAGGCACACATGGGCGCTTGTGACCAGCAGCAGACTGAGGAGATTCTCGATTATTTCTACAGCCAG GGTG GAAATTTTATCGACACAGCCAACAACTACCAGTTCGAAGAATCAGAGACATGGATTGGCGAGTGGATGAAGAAGCGAGGTGTCCGCGACCAAATGG TCATTGCCACCAAATACACGACGAACTACCGCTCAGGCCCTGCAGGTGAAGGGTCAATTATGGCCAACTACACCGGTAACAGTACCAAAAGTCTCCGTTCGTCGATTGATGCAAGCTTGAAGAAGCTGCAGACCGAATACATTGATCTC CTTTATGTCCACTGGTGGGACTACTCGACATCCATCCCTGAGCTTATGCAGAGCTTGAATCAGCTTGTGGCGGCAGGAAAAGTGCTGTACTTGGGTATCAGTGACGCCCCTGCGTGGGTTGTGAGCAAGGCCAATGAATACGCAAGGAACCATGGCCTCCGCCAGTTCTCCGTGTACCAAGGCAAATGGTCTGCTGCCTCGAGGGACTTTGAGCGAGATATCATTCCCATGGCCAAAGACGAGGGG ATGGCACTCGCGCCTTGGGGCGCCCTTGGATCAGGCAACTTCAAGACAGAGGAGCAAAGGAAGAACACTGACGGTCGCCGTTCCAGACCCGCCACAGAAGCTGATATAAAGATCAGTCAGGTGCTCGAGACCATTGCTAAGCGCAAGGGTAGCATTATAACCTCTGTGGCGCTTGCATATGTCATGCACAAGTCCCCTTATGTCTTCCCCATTGTC GGCGGCCGCACTGTCGACCATCTCAAACAAAACATCGAGGCTTTGGCGCTGGAGCTGAATAGCGAGGAGATTGCCGAGATCGAGGGCGCCGTGCCTTTCGACCTAGGATTTCCTCACGTCATGCTCTGGGGCGAAAAGGCGCCAGAGAATCGCCAGCAAGTCTGGTTGGTCAACATGGGAGGCCAATTCGACTACGTTCCAGAGCCCAAG CCGATCCCGGCCTCCAAGGGCGGAGTCTAG